The DNA sequence TTTCCCTTTATCATAGAACTTATAACTATAGCACCTGCATTTATCATAGGATTCAAAGGTTTAGAAGGATAGACAGTTTCTAATTTAATTATAGAGTTAAAAGGGTCTCCTGTAGGTTCCATTCCCACTTTATTAAAAACTTTTTCTTCACCATTATCAGATAAAGCAATCATAAGAGATATTATCTTAGATATGCTTTGAATCGTAAACTTTTGTTTATAATCTCCTGCTACATATTTATTGTCTCCAATATCCAATACACAAATCCCTAGTTCTCTCGGATTAGCCCTTCCTAACATAGGTATGTATGTTGCTACATTACCTTTATGAGTTAATTCTCTATTTTTTTCTACAAGCCTATTTAACAAGCTTTCCATTGCTTTTCCCCCTTGGCCATCAATTTCTAAAGCAACTTCCTCCTATAAACTCCCTTATTATTGAGGTATTGGGAATTATGCTTTCTCCATCAAAATCTTTAAAATAGCTCAAGAACTTCAACAATCTCTTACTCTCAGCAAAATATTCACTATCCCTTTTTACTTCATTTAATAGAGGTACTGCATATCTTTTTAATATAGATAGTTCATAGACAAGGGCAGAATTAAACATAGCATCAGCTTCCTCTTGAAATGGAAATATATTCATCTCCTCTCCCCGTCTTACTGAATCCCATTGTTTTAATGTCTTTACAGCATCGCTGCCCCTATATTTATGGTCCCTAACAAGTCTCCTTATAAGTCTATTATCTGTGGTAGGTATTCTATTGTGACTATCTATATTAAGCTGAGTAAGGGCACTTACATATATTTTGAATTTGTATTTTGAATCTATATACGAAGTCAATTTTTCATTTAATCCATGTATTCCCTCAATTATCACAGGATTATCTTTATCTATTTTTAATTTCTTACCTAAGTATTCCCTTTTTCCTGTCATAAAATTAAATGTAGGAAGCTCTACTTCTTTGCCATTCATAAGCCCTAATAAATTTTCATTAAACAATTTAATATCTATGGCTTCTATGGATTCAAAATCGTAATCACCATTTTCATCTAAAGGAGTATCTTCTCTATTTACAAAATAATCATCTAAAGATATAGAAACTGGTCTTTTACCATTCACCCTAAGTTGTATTGACAATCTTTGAGCAAAAGTAGTCTTACCTGATGATGAAGGTCCTGCTATTAAAATTATCCTTCTTTTAGGATCTTCACATATTTTATCGGCAATATATGCAATTTTTTTCTCATGAAGGGCCTCAGATATCCTTATTATATCGGCCATTTCCCCGTTACTAGCTTTATCATTTAATGCTCCTACATATCCTACATCTAATATTTCTCCCCATGTTTCAGCCTCTTTAAATATCTTTGCTAATTTATCATGTCTTTCAAATTCTGGTATCTTAAATCCACTCTCTTTAGTAGGAAATTGTATTATTACCCCTGAGTTATAATATTGTAGATCAAACTCTTTTATACATCCAGTATATGGAGCTATAAATCCATAAAATTTATCATAATATCCATCACAATTATAGATATTAATAATATCTTTTCTTCTATATTTAGACAGCCTTAACTTATCATCCATATTTTGTTTTCTAAATATAATATCTGCTTCTTCTGATTTCATTCTTTCTCTGTTTATTTCCATATCATCAGATATTATTTCTTTCATTTTTTTCTTTATATCTACTATGTCTTTTTTACTCAATTCAGGATCTTTATGTACTTCCACATACAACCCTTTATTCAACGAATGCTCTATAGATACTTTGCAATCTTTAAATAAATCTTTGCATGCCTTTATAAATGTAAAAGATAGCGTCCTTCTATATACCCTTAATCCATCTTTATCTCTAATATCTAAAAATTCAACTTCAGTATCTACATCTATAACTTTGTCCATATGGACTATTTCATTATCAATTCTAGCACATAAAAAATCATGCTTCTTTTCAGGCATATTCTTTAATACTATCTCTTTTAGAGATTGACCTTTAACTATAGTAAATGTTCCATATCCTATTATATCAATATCAATTTTATGTTCTTTAGTATTCATATAACTGCCCCCTTATTTTTAATTTATATTATTGTAGAAAAATATAGCCCCTGTTAAGGGACTATATTAAACTTAATTCTAAAATCTTACATCATAGGTCTGCTAGGCTCTGAAATACTAGACAATGCATCTCCTGCCTCATTAACATAAATATCCCTTACAGCCAAATCTCCTATAGAAACAATCCCTACTATTTTATTGTTTTCAACAACAGGCAATCTTCTAACTTGATTTTCTGCCATCAGTTTTGCAGCATCATGCACATCAGTTTCTGGAGTAACAGATACTACACCCTTACTCATTACGCTGGTAATCGTATTATTAGGAGTATCTCCCTTTGAGACATTTCTGAGCACTATATCCCTATCTGTAACTATACCGCTAACCATACCACCATCATTACACACTGGCATAGAACCTACATTAAGGTTATTCATCTTCTGAGCAGCTTCTGCTACTGTACTATTTTCAGATACAAAATCAACTTTTTTTGTCATTACATCTTTAACTCTCAACATAATCCCTCCTTATGATTTTATCATAATTAGGATATGCAATTTTCAGTTTTTTAAACATATTAAGTATTCAATAATACTCAAACTATAATATAAATCTAAAAATCTAGACTCATAGTTTTATTGACTTCTTCAAAACCCAACTTTTTATAAAGTTTTATTGCAGCCATATTCTGAGAATTAACATTAAGCCTTAAATTATATATACCCTTATCTTTGAACCATAAAATAACTTCTTTTATCATATCCTCAGAAATTCCTGTTCCTCTAAATTTTTCTTCTATATATATATCACTTATATACCCTAATTGAACATCCTCAAATACCCCACCACCATCTTTAATCTCTGCCCTTATAAATCCCACTACTTCATTATTTTCTTTACATACTAAGAGAAGCTTATTATCATCATTTATATCTTCACGAAACAACTCTTCTATTTTACTATTCCAATCCTTAGAAGGTGACATATAATCTCTAAAAACTTTATGATAATCTGATAACTTCCCCCATAATTTTACTATATTATCTATATCAGTATATTCTCCCTTTTGAATATTCACGTGTAAATTCCCCCTTAAACATTTCGTCTATTAACTTTTTAAATCTATTCCCTACTGGGGCATAAAATTTCTTATGATTTAAATAAGATAACCCTTCTGTCAAATCATTGAATTCTATTTCAATGGCATGTAACATTTGACTATCTATAGAATATTTTTTCAAAAATATTTCATTAATCCTTTTATCACCATATTTAAAATCACCTATTATTGGATGTCCAATATATGATAATTGTGCCCTTATTTGATGAAATCTACCAGTAATTAGTTCAATTTTTAGCAGAGAATAATCTTGGGTATATCCAATAACATTAATAGCAATCTTAATATATTTACTATCTTTAATTTTATTTTCATATATTTCAGCCTTATTTTTTTCTTTCTTTTTAATATAACCCTCTAAAATTCTGTCATCAGATATTTTTCCCTTTACCATACATATATAATATTTTTTCAGCTTTCCATTTCTTATACTCCTATTTACCTGTTTCAATGCACTGTAGTTTTTAGCCCCTATAATTATCCCAGAAGTATTTCTGTCAAGTCTATTACA is a window from the Clostridiisalibacter paucivorans DSM 22131 genome containing:
- a CDS encoding nucleoside kinase, which produces MNTKEHKIDIDIIGYGTFTIVKGQSLKEIVLKNMPEKKHDFLCARIDNEIVHMDKVIDVDTEVEFLDIRDKDGLRVYRRTLSFTFIKACKDLFKDCKVSIEHSLNKGLYVEVHKDPELSKKDIVDIKKKMKEIISDDMEINRERMKSEEADIIFRKQNMDDKLRLSKYRRKDIINIYNCDGYYDKFYGFIAPYTGCIKEFDLQYYNSGVIIQFPTKESGFKIPEFERHDKLAKIFKEAETWGEILDVGYVGALNDKASNGEMADIIRISEALHEKKIAYIADKICEDPKRRIILIAGPSSSGKTTFAQRLSIQLRVNGKRPVSISLDDYFVNREDTPLDENGDYDFESIEAIDIKLFNENLLGLMNGKEVELPTFNFMTGKREYLGKKLKIDKDNPVIIEGIHGLNEKLTSYIDSKYKFKIYVSALTQLNIDSHNRIPTTDNRLIRRLVRDHKYRGSDAVKTLKQWDSVRRGEEMNIFPFQEEADAMFNSALVYELSILKRYAVPLLNEVKRDSEYFAESKRLLKFLSYFKDFDGESIIPNTSIIREFIGGSCFRN
- a CDS encoding CBS domain-containing protein — its product is MLRVKDVMTKKVDFVSENSTVAEAAQKMNNLNVGSMPVCNDGGMVSGIVTDRDIVLRNVSKGDTPNNTITSVMSKGVVSVTPETDVHDAAKLMAENQVRRLPVVENNKIVGIVSIGDLAVRDIYVNEAGDALSSISEPSRPMM
- a CDS encoding GNAT family N-acetyltransferase, producing MNIQKGEYTDIDNIVKLWGKLSDYHKVFRDYMSPSKDWNSKIEELFREDINDDNKLLLVCKENNEVVGFIRAEIKDGGGVFEDVQLGYISDIYIEEKFRGTGISEDMIKEVILWFKDKGIYNLRLNVNSQNMAAIKLYKKLGFEEVNKTMSLDF
- a CDS encoding RluA family pseudouridine synthase, giving the protein MREIIINKNESNQRIDRFLKKYLSKANKGFIYKMLRKKRIKLNNKRAKPEDEIMVDDRIQLYLSDDTIDKFTETFRIKKVNPNIDIVYEDSNIIVMNKERGMLSHSSDSEEKNTLVNHMINYLYDKGIYRPKDEKTFKPAICNRLDRNTSGIIIGAKNYSALKQVNRSIRNGKLKKYYICMVKGKISDDRILEGYIKKKEKNKAEIYENKIKDSKYIKIAINVIGYTQDYSLLKIELITGRFHQIRAQLSYIGHPIIGDFKYGDKRINEIFLKKYSIDSQMLHAIEIEFNDLTEGLSYLNHKKFYAPVGNRFKKLIDEMFKGEFTREYSKGRIY